The Chamaesiphon minutus PCC 6605 DNA window CGCTCTAGATTTTGACGGGGTTTTGTGCGACGGGATGGCAGAGTATTGGCAGACGGCATGGCGCACGTACACGCAAGTGTGGCAACTAGATAGGCTAGAACCCTCCCCTGGTGTTGCCGAAAAGTTTCGAGAATTGCGCCCATTAATCGAAGTAGGCTGGGAAATGCCCGTATTGATTCGGGCACTAACACTAGGTATTTCTACTGAGCGAATGCAGAGTTCTTGGCAGCGAATCCGCGATCGCATCTTGGCAGATAGTCGGCTCAGCGGGGTCAAAGTTAGCCAACAACTAGATGCAGTCAGAGATAATTGGATTCAACAGGATCCGGCTAGTTGGCTGCGGTTACACCAATTTTATCCTGGTGTTATCGACCTGCTCCAAGAACTGCCCAACCGGAAGATTCAACCGATTATTATTACGACCAAAGAAAGTCGGTTTGTAACGCAACTGCTCCAGGATAATGGCGTGGAACTAGCCAGCGAATTTATTTGGGGTAAAGAACTCAAACGTAGTAAAACAGATAGCCTCAAACAACTGCTCGATCGGGGGAGCAAGAAAGCTCCAGCTATTTGGTTTGTCGAAGATCGACTCAACACGCTAGCCAAAGTAGCCACTCAGCCAGAATTGGAGTCAGTCAAACTATATTTAGCTGACTGGGGCTATAATACCGCAGCCGAACGTCAAGCCGCACTCCAACAGTCGCGGATTCAAATTCTTTCGCTGGCAGATCTACCGACACTTGGCGGTACCCTCAAGAAAACTGCTGCGGCGTCAGCTAGCAAAGGCGATCTCAGTTCGGTGGAGATTTAACATCCTTGCAATCGATCGACTGCTGTCGGAATCTGGATTCCGACAGCAACTTTTGGATTACTTTTGAGATCGAGCTATTTTGCAACTGACAAATCGAGATTAAACTACAACCAGAATTTACCGAGTGGGTCGATAGTAAATATCGACCCACTTTTTTGAGTTATGATGCGAGAAATTCTAGCACCAATCGATCGAATTTAGCGGGATACTCTAGATAGGGATGGTGTCCGCAGTTGGGGAAGATCTGTAATTGACTATTGGGTAAGCTTGCTGCGGCGATATAGGCATGTTTGACAGGGATAATCCGATCTTGCGCGCCCCAGATAATTAATGTTCTTTGGGTTATATTTGCTAAACTATCGAGAATCGGCTGATATACTTGGGGCAAAACGCCAGCTAAATTAAAATTACTCTGACCCATTTTGAGAATAACTCGATGGCGATCGGGTAAAGCAAAAATTGGATACCGTAATTCCATCCATTCTGGGGGTAATTGCTGGCCATTATAAAAATTAGAGCGTAACATCGCGGGAATCATCCAGCGGCCCGGACGCAGTAAACTAACGATCGTGGGTAGCGTAATCAGCCGAATCCCTAAACTAATCTCTCTCCCGAAACCCATACTATCGACTAAAACTAATTTAGCCACTCGATCGGGATACAATCTGGTAAATTCGATCGCAATGCCCCCACCCATGGAGTTACCAATTAAAGTCGCCGTATCGATAGCTAAAGCAGCCATCGCGCCATGTAGAAACTCAGCTTGATAACCCAGAGAATAAGATCCATCCGGGCAATCCGACTTACCCGAACCGACCATATCGATCGCATACACGCAATGATGTTTTGCTAAATTGGCGATATTGTACAGCCAAAACTCGATCGATCCATTTCCGCCATGAAGCAAGATAATCGTACTTCCTCGCTCGCCCATCTGCCAATAACGAGTATTAATGCCATTTACCGACATGTAGAGATCTGGTGGTGGTGTCACTGATTTTTGTAGTTGTCGCACCATAGTTAGAGAATACTCCAGTCGTAAACTGCAAGGGTCGTAGCTCTATCTCTTTCGATTGTAATGGGAAAATCGCCGAGAGTTATCTTAATTGCCGTAGGGACGCGGGTAAGGTTTCAACAGTTGTTGGGCTTGATAAACACTAAAAGTTTGGACTATTTCGCCACCGCGTCGGATCGGAATCTCGCCAAGTTTAGTTAACGATTTGAAGTAACTGGGATAGCGGTTTTTGGCATCGAGATCGACATCAAAAGTTTTACTGCCTACATAGATGGCATTTTTACCGATCCACTGTTTGGGTTTAGACCAAAAGGCAAAGCCCCGGAGGTCGGCATCGAAACAAGTTAATGGCTTACGAAAGAGCGGATCGATCGCCATACCAATCTGTCCGCCCAAATAGTAACGATTAGTAAACACAAAATCTGCTTTTTTTAAGGCTTGATTTAATTTATTATTAGTGACAAATCCTTGTCTTAACTGTTGAATGTCGAATAGCTGGGTGGAATTATCTGTTTTAATTTCTAGTGGTAAGATTCCATAGATTGACGGTTTGCCTGTGGTCTGAAATGTCCCAAATGCGACATGTGATAACGCGATCGATAGTAATAAAATAATTACCCCAACCGAGCCAAAGAACCACCGATACGGAATCCGGGCATTGGAGTAGCGGCGGTTAATTGCGACGCGTTCGGCGAGTAAGATCGTTGCCGTCCAATAGCCAGGTATTTTCCAAGCAGGTAAAATTTGCTGATAGCCAGCAATAACTGTAAATCCCAAAATAAGCGGTAATGATAACCATAACAGCAGTCCTCTTTTTTGTAACTCCCACTCATTGCTAAATGCCGAAATACTGGAGTTGTTTTGCCAACTAAAGTTTCTAATTTGTTGGATACTGGTACGAAACAGGGCAAAAAATAAAGGAATCCCAAATGTAGGGAATAGGTAGAGCAGCTCTACAAGAAGATTGAGCAACACTCGCTCGATTTGATAACCGCTTGCTGTCGGAATGGCTCGTTCTGATTGGAATCGAAACGATACCCAATCATGCATGATGTTCCAGTACAACATGGGGGAAATTGTCAGTAAAAAAATGGGAATTCCCAGCCAAAACCATTTAGAAACTAGAGCGCGGCGATAATTGGGAGTAAATAAACAAAACCCAAACAAGCTGATGGCCAAAATAAAACCATGATATTTACCCATACAAGCTAAACCGACTGTCAAACAGAGTAATGTCAGTCTAAAGCTCGGACGATAAACCCGCGAATCAAAAAATTCTTGAGTAGCCAGCCATAAAGATACCGCCCAAAAGAATAATAACGGCGTGTCGGGAATATTTAAAATCCCAAAAGCAATCTGAAAAATCGGAATTGCGGAGGCGATCGCGAGGGTATTAATGGCAATCTGAAGCGTATACAATCGTAGTGTCGCTAGATATAGAAAGGTTAACGAGCCAGTATAAAGTATTAATGTCCCAATCCGAATCGTGAACTGCGATACATTCCCCGTCAACCACACGCCAAAACCTGTAGTCAAAGCCACTAATGGTGGATGATCGAAATAACTCCAATCGGGATGCAGAGTGTAGAGATAATAATAGGCTTCATCAAAACCCGGATGCAGCCAAATTGCGATAACTAACCTGACCAAAAAGCCAGCTAGTAAGATAATTAATGCTGTGTGATGGTAGTAAGCCGAAACACCTCGATAAAGTCGGATCGCCATGAATTACTTAACTAGAAATGGGTATGAAAAAACTGGATCGATCCCCTGAAGACGCGATCGTCTCGATCGACGATTGGTACGCTTTGCCAAGTGTGCTAAAGAGTAGATTGAAATTATACGTAGGATGCCTAGATAGAAATCTTACCGTGTTTGTGCCGACTGGGATCGATAGCTACGGTGCCACTGGTAACCGCAGTTGCTATTTATGAGTTATTGGTAAAGCTAGGGGATAGAGAGTAGAGCGCAGGCAGTAAAGAGCGGGAAAAATGCCAGCAGTATTTTTAGTCTTACCCTATATCCCCTACCATCTAACCTCTACACACTAACAACTTGCGTCAGTGATAATGCCAAATCGATCGAGGTTTAGCTATTTTATTTACGATCGAGGCTGTACTAACGATCGTTCGTGGGTACTCTAATATAAATGGCTAATCTCGTTGGAGTAGCCTACCGTAGGTAATCGCCAAATCTAAATTCTGATGTTTAACCGTGCTACGAACTGGCTGGAAACTAATTGGGTAAATCCCGCCTATGCTGGGTGGTTATTGGCTGCCCTGACGATTTGCTTCTTTGGTGCGGCAACTAATACGATGGCAGGCTGGCTCTATGTCCTCAGTGGCGTGGGAGTGGCGTTGCTCGGCGTCAGTGCCGTATTACCCGCTCGATCGATTCGCGCTCTGAGCGTCAGTCGCGAAGCTATCTTACCAGTGACCGCAGGGACAGATTTAGAAATCGCCCTAAGTATTCACAATCCCACTCAGCAGGTGCAAAGCTTATTTCAAGTCCGAGATCTGTCGCCATTAAGTCGGTCTAACCCCCCTACAACCACAGTAGAGCAGGTGTTAGCTGATGGCACATATCGCTGGGTTTATCGCCAGCCTACCGAGCTGCGAGGGGTGTATCAGTGGTCGAAAATTGCCCTGCGCAGTGGCGCGCCGATTGGCTTATTTTGGTGTCAACGCCAGCGCGAAGCGACCGCGATCGCCTATGTTTATCCCCAAGCACTAAAATTGGATCGTTGTCCGCTCCTCGATGGTATCGGTAACTCAGATCGTCAGGCTCATCAGTCTGCCAATCGGCATTTAGAAGCAGCGAATGAAGGCATCACGCGATCGCTACGTCCATATCGATATGGCGATCCCATGAGATCGATCCATTGGCGCACGAGTGCTCGTTTTAGCGAATTTCAGGTGCGCGAACTCGAAACCGAACGTGGGGGGCAAAATGTCACGATTTGCCTCGATAGTGGCGTCAATTGGGACGCTGCTGACTTCGAGCAAGCAGTCATCGCTGTTTGCACGCTGTATTTTTATGCCAGTCAATCGACAAATCTCAATGTCCGACTGTGGACGGCAGGCACTGGCTTAATTTCTGGCGCGCGACAGGTACTTGAAACCTTAGCAGCCGTGCAGATGGCCGAACCACAGATATCAGAACCAGCCCCTTATCCATTAGTTCTCCTCACCAGCCAACCCCAACAGGTGGCGACAATTCCGGCTGGCAATCGATGGTTATTGTGGACTCCCGAACCTTTTGCCTCTACTCCGGCATCTGGCTCTCTAGGGCTAAAAATCGACCCTCACCAATCCTTGCAACAACAGCTTAATAGTAGTAATTTTGCCAGCAATCGCGAAATGCCCGCCCACGCTCGATCGAATCGCAATCTAAATCCTGAATTAAATTAGGGGGTAGAAGTAAGTAGATGTAAATATTCATTAAATAGATAATGCCTGAAACCTAGTTGGTGGGCATTCCCCACCCTACTCTACTCCCCGTCCCCCAGTCGCCCCCTCCCCGCCCCGCGCTCCCCGCTCTCATCTACATCCATCATGCGTCAACCTTCAGGTAGCAAAATTCAACTTAATAGCAAAGCCGAGCGATTCCAACTGACGATCCCCGCTCGATTTCGACCAGATCGCGCCGCCATCCATCAACTGGGATTGGCTGCGTTTATTAATTGCGCGGTGCTGTTTCTGACTGCATTGACAATCTATATCTCCGTACCCCTGACAATATCCACTACCGAGTTAGCTGTCAGAGTCGGCTTGGGTGTGGCATTGATGTTCGTGCTGCCACTGACACTGTGGCTGTTTAAGGGTGGATTGAAGATTTCCTTCGAGCTAGCCGAAAAATTTATGTCGCAGACGATCTTGTCGATCGATCGCCAGCAATTGACACTATCGCAGCATTTGTACGGACTCGATCGCGGTCGTCCCAAGCAGCTTAAAACCAGGGAAATTACCCAAGTCATCGTGGATAACTATCAGCATCCCGATCTGAAGGTGCCTAAAGTGAGCTTGATGCTAGAATTGCGGCAGACAGATCCAGTCAGAGTCCTGAGTACGGGACAAGATCTCACCGAACGCGAGATTAAATGGATGGCAAGAGAAGTTAGTAATTGGCTGGGGGTCAATCTGGTGACTGATACGATGGATTGGGATCTGAATTAATTGATAATTGATAAATAGACTTTAGGATAGATAGTCCAAACCCAGATTCTGTGTTGAGAGCCAGCAAAAATTATTTAGATCGGATGAATTGCGATCTCTAAATTTTTGCTGACAGTGATGATGCTTTGCATCGGACAAGTTTGCCAATTACCAGCAAAGAGCGGCTCGGAAGCTAAGATAACCGCATCTGGATATTCCAGACTATCTCTAATCCAGTAGAGCGAGGGTACTGTCGCGCGATGCGCGAACCGCGAAGCAATCAACCTGTCACCATCGCTAATCACAATGTTAGCCGAAATTGTCGTGCGTGCGGATTCGACTAAATCGCGCAGGATCTGGAGAGTATGCTGGAGGGCAGTTTCTAACGGGAGTTCGGGATGAGTGTGTAATTCGTTAGAAAATAGCGCGAAGATATGTTCTGAGTCGGTTGTACCATCGATCGCTTGATAGATATGCTGGTGCAGTTTGTCGCGAATTTGTCTGTACAAACCACCCCGAAAGTTATCGATAAAGCCGTTATGAATGAATAATAATTTTCCATCCTGAAACGGCTGACAATTGCTCAAACTCACCGCCTGTCCCGGAGTAGCACTGCGGACATAGCTCAACATACAGCCAGTTTTTACATATCGGCTCAGTTGTGGGAGATTGATATCCGTCCAAATTGGTTGAGTTTGTTTGTAAATAAATGGATCGGGATCTCGATCGAAATCGTACCAGCCGATCCCAAACCCATCAGCATTTATCACCCCAGCGGTCATTTCCTTGGGTTGATAGCTTTGGACGATCAGCGAGTGTTCGGGTTTGGAGATTGCTCGATCGAGCGATTGGGGAATACCCAGATAAGCAAGCAGACGACACATGTGCAGTCAAAATAGCGACCAGTGAATAGAGACTATAACACTTCTTTGACTGAAGTACCCGTTCGATTTGTAAAGCAAATTGTTAACCTAGCACGCAATCCGCCCGCAGACTCAGATCGAGCCGATTTTGCCGCTTCACGCTTCTAGCTTATATAGTCCAAACTGTTGGCGAATGGAATTAGTTAATAAAAATATCCGATATTTACTGATTTTTTCTAACCAGTAATTTAATCCTCTCTGATAAGACTTAGTAGCAAGTGCTTTGACTGCGGTGGTCGTCATTCGATAGTTTTCTTGATTTTCTACACTATAAACTGAGCCAGCAAATGGTAGCGGTTGTAACTTTTTGCCATTTTTCAAAGTAACAGTAGTGTGATCGTAATAATTACCTTCAGTCACTAGTAATTCTGCGAGATCGGCTCTAACGACGATCGACGTTCCACATAAATCGTTAAAGTTTTTGGCATTAAGATAGATATATCTTTTGCCTTCTTTATAAACGTAACCTTTACGAGCATACCAGCCATCGGCTTCGGGATGCTCTTCGACAAACTTAGCAATGTTTTGATTGATACAATCATCGGCATCTACCACCATCACATGCGATGGATTGAATTTCTTAGCGTATTCTAGTCCTGCTAAAATTTTCTTGGCTTTATCGGCTTCTTTGGGCGACTCTAGTCCGGCAATCGGGTTGACTTGCTCCGATACTGGCGGTGGGAAATCTACATATAAATATTCGATATGCGGCGACTCAAAACTGGTATCGGGTTTTTCGTTACATACGACTACCACTTGAAAATTAGTAGAGGTTTGGTTACAAACAGATTTAATACATCTTTCAAATAGTTGGGAAAATCGTTTCCAGTTCGATGAAATTAACGAACTTTTTACAGGGATGATAAATACAATCATGGTTTAAAATTGTTGACTACGTTAACTTTTAAGCCGTGATGTGGCTAGCGATATTGTCATTAATTGAAATCTTAAAAGAGGTGATATTTCGCTTGTGACACTAGTGCTGCACTCAACTCGATCTAGTCTCCCTCTACAGCGGTTTGCAGGCAGATGGAGACGCTTGAAATGCTCTACA harbors:
- a CDS encoding alpha/beta fold hydrolase, whose translation is MVRQLQKSVTPPPDLYMSVNGINTRYWQMGERGSTIILLHGGNGSIEFWLYNIANLAKHHCVYAIDMVGSGKSDCPDGSYSLGYQAEFLHGAMAALAIDTATLIGNSMGGGIAIEFTRLYPDRVAKLVLVDSMGFGREISLGIRLITLPTIVSLLRPGRWMIPAMLRSNFYNGQQLPPEWMELRYPIFALPDRHRVILKMGQSNFNLAGVLPQVYQPILDSLANITQRTLIIWGAQDRIIPVKHAYIAAASLPNSQLQIFPNCGHHPYLEYPAKFDRLVLEFLAS
- a CDS encoding glycosyltransferase family A protein, which gives rise to MIVFIIPVKSSLISSNWKRFSQLFERCIKSVCNQTSTNFQVVVVCNEKPDTSFESPHIEYLYVDFPPPVSEQVNPIAGLESPKEADKAKKILAGLEYAKKFNPSHVMVVDADDCINQNIAKFVEEHPEADGWYARKGYVYKEGKRYIYLNAKNFNDLCGTSIVVRADLAELLVTEGNYYDHTTVTLKNGKKLQPLPFAGSVYSVENQENYRMTTTAVKALATKSYQRGLNYWLEKISKYRIFLLTNSIRQQFGLYKLEA
- a CDS encoding ArnT family glycosyltransferase — protein: MAIRLYRGVSAYYHHTALIILLAGFLVRLVIAIWLHPGFDEAYYYLYTLHPDWSYFDHPPLVALTTGFGVWLTGNVSQFTIRIGTLILYTGSLTFLYLATLRLYTLQIAINTLAIASAIPIFQIAFGILNIPDTPLLFFWAVSLWLATQEFFDSRVYRPSFRLTLLCLTVGLACMGKYHGFILAISLFGFCLFTPNYRRALVSKWFWLGIPIFLLTISPMLYWNIMHDWVSFRFQSERAIPTASGYQIERVLLNLLVELLYLFPTFGIPLFFALFRTSIQQIRNFSWQNNSSISAFSNEWELQKRGLLLWLSLPLILGFTVIAGYQQILPAWKIPGYWTATILLAERVAINRRYSNARIPYRWFFGSVGVIILLLSIALSHVAFGTFQTTGKPSIYGILPLEIKTDNSTQLFDIQQLRQGFVTNNKLNQALKKADFVFTNRYYLGGQIGMAIDPLFRKPLTCFDADLRGFAFWSKPKQWIGKNAIYVGSKTFDVDLDAKNRYPSYFKSLTKLGEIPIRRGGEIVQTFSVYQAQQLLKPYPRPYGN
- a CDS encoding HAD family hydrolase, with amino-acid sequence MNAARILALDFDGVLCDGMAEYWQTAWRTYTQVWQLDRLEPSPGVAEKFRELRPLIEVGWEMPVLIRALTLGISTERMQSSWQRIRDRILADSRLSGVKVSQQLDAVRDNWIQQDPASWLRLHQFYPGVIDLLQELPNRKIQPIIITTKESRFVTQLLQDNGVELASEFIWGKELKRSKTDSLKQLLDRGSKKAPAIWFVEDRLNTLAKVATQPELESVKLYLADWGYNTAAERQAALQQSRIQILSLADLPTLGGTLKKTAAASASKGDLSSVEI
- a CDS encoding DUF58 domain-containing protein; the encoded protein is MFNRATNWLETNWVNPAYAGWLLAALTICFFGAATNTMAGWLYVLSGVGVALLGVSAVLPARSIRALSVSREAILPVTAGTDLEIALSIHNPTQQVQSLFQVRDLSPLSRSNPPTTTVEQVLADGTYRWVYRQPTELRGVYQWSKIALRSGAPIGLFWCQRQREATAIAYVYPQALKLDRCPLLDGIGNSDRQAHQSANRHLEAANEGITRSLRPYRYGDPMRSIHWRTSARFSEFQVRELETERGGQNVTICLDSGVNWDAADFEQAVIAVCTLYFYASQSTNLNVRLWTAGTGLISGARQVLETLAAVQMAEPQISEPAPYPLVLLTSQPQQVATIPAGNRWLLWTPEPFASTPASGSLGLKIDPHQSLQQQLNSSNFASNREMPAHARSNRNLNPELN
- the egtC gene encoding ergothioneine biosynthesis protein EgtC, producing MCRLLAYLGIPQSLDRAISKPEHSLIVQSYQPKEMTAGVINADGFGIGWYDFDRDPDPFIYKQTQPIWTDINLPQLSRYVKTGCMLSYVRSATPGQAVSLSNCQPFQDGKLLFIHNGFIDNFRGGLYRQIRDKLHQHIYQAIDGTTDSEHIFALFSNELHTHPELPLETALQHTLQILRDLVESARTTISANIVISDGDRLIASRFAHRATVPSLYWIRDSLEYPDAVILASEPLFAGNWQTCPMQSIITVSKNLEIAIHPI